The following proteins come from a genomic window of Populus nigra chromosome 6, ddPopNigr1.1, whole genome shotgun sequence:
- the LOC133697650 gene encoding uncharacterized protein LOC133697650, giving the protein MEQLVNFIIRPPRAEYNPKHDLLDQEFMLKGKWYQRKDVEVQNGRGDALQCSHYMPIVNPQEKPLPCVIYCHGNSGCRVDASEAAIILLPSNITVFTLDFSGSGLSGGDHVTLGWNEKDDLMAVVNYLRQDGNVSLIGLWGRSMGAVTSLMYGAEDPSIAGMVLDSPFSDLVDLMMELVETYKFRLPKFTVKFAIQYMRKSIQKKAKFDIMDLNTIKVAKSCFVPVLFGHAIDDDFIRPHHSQSIFEAYMGDKNIIKFEGDHNSPRPQFYFDSINIFFHNVLQPPEDEVGGTYFETMHDYFGKDSWSSLHKVGHNPESSVVYKEPSSSSTADAIEQVRSKTPMSRMEVPMDIQHKDHQSEVEHEEIGDDHLPSSSKMISFELSNGHPYGPHVPTTMDDNQYVEYQLEDLAGFPCDIEEEERMFMEAVIESLKDLEMRHPNAEGQPASVSPASVKYSQKDSGDASSIVEHGNPLNTPTSTSVKQKTESTSSLAVNDQNLATEGPSPATSAASVGTTFDTPSSIMGSESTTTSSRSDTSGIVHSSTDSDLSGNTTATLTVERNPAGHIMDGLLRRWDFNLFRNGR; this is encoded by the exons ATGGAGCAGCTTGTTAACTTTATTATACGGCCTCCCAG AGCTGAATACAATCCAAAACATGATTTGTTGGATCAAGAGTTCATGTTGAAAGGAAAATGGTACCAAAGAAAAGATGTGGAG GTTCAAAATGGTAGGGGAGATGCTCTTCAATGTAGTCATTACATGCCCATTGTTAATCCCCAAGAAAAGCCTCTGCCATGTGTAATATATTGTCATGGAAACAG tggGTGCAGGGTTGATGCTAGTGAAGCTGCTATTATATTGTTGCCTTCAAATATTACAGTTTTCACCCTTGATTTCTCAGGGTCCGGACTTTCTGGAGGAGATCATGTCACTCTAGGATGGAATGAA AAAGATGATCTCATGGCCGTCGTTAATTATTTGCGGCAAGATGGAAATGTCTCTTTGATTGGCTTATGGGGACGTTCAATGGGTGCTGTCACTAG CCTGATGTATGGAGCTGAGGATCCCTCAATCGCTGGAATGGTTCTTGACAGTCCCTTTTCTGATTTGGTTGACCTAATGATGGAACTTGTGGAAACTTACAAATTCCGTTTACCCAAGTTCACT GTGAAATTTGCTATCCAATACATGCGTAAATCTATTCAGAAAAAGGCAAAGTTTGACATAATGGACCTGAACACCATCAAG GTGGCAAAATCATGTTTTGTTCCTGTTTTATTTGGGCATGCCATTGATGATGATTTCATACGCCCTCATCACTCACAAAGTATATTTGAAGCTTACATG GGAGACAAGAACATTAtcaagtttgagggagatcacaACTCTCCACGCCCACAATTCTATTTtgattcaataaatattttttttcacaatgttTTACAACCTCCTGAGGATGAGGTGGGGGGAACATACTTTGAAACAATGCATGATTACTTTGGTAAG GATAGTTGGAGCTCTTTGCATAAAGTTGGCCATAACCCAGAATCTTCAGTTGTGTATAAAG AACCATCATCAAGCAGTACAGCAGATGCCATTGAACAAGTTCGGTCCAAAACACCTATGAGTCGGATGGAG GTTCCTATGGATATTCAACATAAAGACCATCAATCTGAAGTCGAG CATGAAGAAATTGGTGATGATCATTTGCCATCATCGTCCAAAATGATTAGCTTTGAATTATCCAACGGTCATCCTTATGGTCCACATGTTCCAACAACAATGGATGACAATCAATATGTGGAATACCAGCTGGAGGACTTGGCAGGTTTTCCATGTGATATAGAGGAGGAAGAAAGG ATGTTCATGGAAGCAGTAATTGAGTCATTAAAGGACTTGGAGATGCGACACCCTAATGCAGAGGGACAACCAGCCAGTGTCAGTCCAGCTTCTGTTAAATATTCACAAAAAGATAGCGGGGATGCATCTTCAATTGTAGAACATGGCAATCCTTTGAATACACCAACTTCCACTTCAGTAAAGCAAAAGACAGAATCGACTTCCTCTTTAGCAGTCAATGACCAAAATTTAGCAACTGAAGGTCCTTCTCCCGCTACAAGTGCAGCATCTGTAGGAACTACATTTGACACTCCGTCATCCATAATGGGGTCAGAAAGCACAACTACCTCTTCTCGAAGTGATACTTCAGGAATTGTCCATAGCTCAACAGATAGTGACTTGTCAGGTAATACAACAGCCACATTGACTGTAGAACGGAATCCAGCAGGCCACATTATGGATGGTTTGCTGCGCCGATGGGATTTCAACTTGTTCCGAAATGGTAGGTGA